Proteins co-encoded in one Phycodurus eques isolate BA_2022a chromosome 14, UOR_Pequ_1.1, whole genome shotgun sequence genomic window:
- the LOC133412791 gene encoding gremlin-1-like, with amino-acid sequence MAKSTRVICSVLLILGALSSPGESKRNRGSQGAIPHPDKNSPNESERHPRPPQAGSGPRQRHGSTSPADEVLESSQEALHVTERQYLKRDWCKTQPLKQTIHEEGCVSRTVINRFCYGQCNSFYIPRHIRREEGAFQSCSFCKPKRFTTMTFTLNCPDLQPPTKKKRIQRVKQCRCISIDLD; translated from the coding sequence ATGGCCAAGTCGACGCGTGTGATCTGCAGCGTGTTGTTGATCCTCGGCGCGCTGTCCTCTCCCGGGGAGTCCAAAAGAAACCGAGGCTCCCAGGGCGCCATTCCTCATCCCGACAAAAACAGCCCCAACGAGTCAGAGCGGCACCCTCGACCCCCGCAGGCCGGCTCCGGGCCCCGCCAGCGACACGGTTCGACCTCCCCGGCCGACGAGGTTCTGGAGTCCAGCCAGGAGGCTTTACATGTGACCGAGCGGCAGTATTTGAAACGGGACTGGTGCAAGACGCAGCCCCTCAAGCAGACCATCCACGAGGAGGGCTGCGTCAGCCGCACCGTCATCAACCGCTTCTGCTACGGACAGTGCAACTCCTTCTACATCCCCAGACACATCCGCAGGGAGGAGGGCGCCTTCCAGTCGTGCTCCTTCTGCAAACCCAAGCGCTTTACCACCATGACTTTTACTTTGAACTGTCCCGACCTGCAGCCACCCACCAAGAAGAAACGCATCCAGCGCGTCAAACAGTGCCGCTGTATATCCATAGACCTGGACTAG